The genomic region GGGGTCATCCCGATACGCATTCGATCACATCGAATCCATTGTTTTTAAATTTATCTGGAAACTTAACACTACTTGGGGATTTTGCGCTTTCACTCATTTCACCTTCGCTAGGCACCGGGCAAGGTGGAGCAAACATGGGGGCCGACGTTACAAATGTAGGGACGGGGGTAGCCACCATCAACCCGCCGAGTAATCTCCGAGTGCAATAAGTCATTCCTAAAAGCTCCATCGGATCATCTCCTGTTCCAATTCTACGGTTGCTTCGTATTTCGACACATTAAGAGATACCCTTCACCAAGACATCCCAGCTTCGTTCTTCCCAGCCGTTCCAAAGCATTTCCGACTCGAGCCTCGAAAAATCTCGGAAAAAAAATATCGAACGGATGCGGCAAGAGCGAGAAATAAAAGTAAGTGGAATCCATAATATAAAAATCGTTTTCCAACAACTTTTCTTTAAAAAGAGCCGGCGCATGCTTGCGGATCTCAAACATTTTCCGCTCCATTCTTCCTATGCCCAATATTTTTCTAACCCAATTCATGATTGAAAACAAAAATGCGTTTTTTCCAAGAATTTCGAAGAAATTATCAAAAAGCAAATTAAAAGAATATTTGTTTGTCACGGAGATCAACAAAAGCCCGTCATTTTTCAGCACTCTCCTAAACTCCCGCAAAACGACGTCATCGCCAGCCAAGTATTCAATCACACCCGCGGTCGATACCATATCAAAGCAGTTATCGATAAAAGGAATGTTCTCGATATCCG from Nitrospiria bacterium harbors:
- a CDS encoding class I SAM-dependent methyltransferase → VVEKSSMNERQNVRNYFDRVSDDYLRYKYSPKRRSYMSVRQEKMLYFIDKYLDRKKKKVLDAGCGPGLLAMKLQEKGYDVTGIDLSKEMLALASKQFSKSNSSKTIPFLAADIENIPFIDNCFDMVSTAGVIEYLAGDDVVLREFRRVLKNDGLLLISVTNKYSFNLLFDNFFEILGKNAFLFSIMNWVRKILGIGRMERKMFEIRKHAPALFKEKLLENDFYIMDSTYFYFSLLPHPFDIFFPRFFEARVGNALERLGRTKLGCLGEGYLLMCRNTKQP